One genomic segment of Pseudomonas sp. p1(2021b) includes these proteins:
- a CDS encoding calcium/sodium antiporter, which translates to MGFGLVLLVIGAELLVRAALRLALRLHVRPLIIGLSLVAFGSTAPQLTVSLQAAFQGAPDVAVGSVIGSNIFNVLVILGLAALVIPLRVSRQLVRLDIPLMIAASGLVYLLAGNGLLGRLEGLLLVLGLLGYLGMLWHQSRHYARTYPAPETVHTSAGRFWSGAILQVLLGLGLLSLAGHLLLEAAVEVATDLGLSERIIGLTVVAVCTSLPELAAALIAALRGEREIAVGTVIGSNLFNLLAVLGLTAVVAPEPLSISPNALDFDLPVMLGVAVLSLPVFYSGYRVTRAEGLVFLCLYLAYGLHVVAFTTGMPLAGRLEHLMLFYVLPVLAAVLMYTTVRAWRRQH; encoded by the coding sequence CTGGGCTTCGGCCTGGTGTTGCTGGTGATCGGTGCCGAGCTGCTGGTGCGCGCCGCGCTTCGCCTGGCCCTGCGCCTGCACGTGCGCCCGCTGATCATCGGTCTGAGCCTGGTGGCCTTCGGCAGCACCGCGCCACAATTGACCGTGAGCCTGCAGGCGGCCTTCCAGGGCGCCCCTGACGTCGCGGTGGGCAGCGTGATCGGCAGCAACATTTTCAATGTGCTGGTGATTCTCGGGTTGGCGGCGCTGGTCATTCCCCTGCGTGTTTCCCGGCAGTTGGTGCGCCTGGATATCCCACTGATGATCGCCGCCAGCGGCCTGGTCTACCTGCTGGCCGGCAATGGCCTGCTGGGCCGGCTCGAAGGCCTGCTGCTGGTCCTCGGCTTGCTGGGCTACCTGGGCATGCTGTGGCACCAGTCACGGCATTACGCCCGTACCTACCCTGCCCCGGAAACCGTGCACACCAGTGCCGGGCGCTTCTGGAGCGGCGCAATACTGCAGGTGCTGCTGGGCCTGGGCCTGCTGAGCCTCGCCGGGCATCTGCTGCTCGAAGCTGCCGTAGAAGTGGCCACCGACCTGGGGCTCTCCGAACGCATCATCGGTCTCACCGTGGTTGCCGTCTGCACGTCCTTGCCGGAGCTGGCCGCCGCCCTGATCGCAGCGCTGCGTGGTGAACGGGAGATCGCGGTGGGCACGGTGATCGGCAGCAACCTGTTCAACCTACTGGCCGTGCTGGGCCTGACCGCAGTGGTCGCGCCAGAGCCGCTGTCGATTTCGCCCAACGCCCTGGACTTCGACCTGCCCGTGATGTTGGGTGTCGCGGTGTTGAGCCTGCCGGTGTTCTATTCCGGCTACCGCGTCACCCGTGCCGAAGGGCTGGTGTTTCTCTGCCTCTACCTGGCCTACGGCCTACATGTGGTGGCCTTCACCACAGGCATGCCCTTGGCCGGGCGACTGGAACACCTGATGTTGTTCTACGTCTTGCCGGTGCTGGCTGCGGTATTGATGTACACCACAGTGCGGGCCTGGCGGCGACAGCACTGA
- a CDS encoding septal ring lytic transglycosylase RlpA family protein → MRRSFSALALFSLLAGCASHDIDSRDIDSRGYDRTGVASYYGARHHGKRTASGERFNQHGLTAAHRSLPFGSRVLVTNLANKRSVVVRINDRGPHTRGRLIDLSRAAAEKIGMIRSGTARVRVQGLSD, encoded by the coding sequence ATACGCCGTTCTTTCAGCGCCCTCGCGCTCTTCTCCCTGCTGGCCGGTTGCGCCAGCCATGACATCGATTCCCGCGACATCGATTCCCGAGGTTACGACCGGACCGGTGTCGCCTCCTATTATGGCGCCCGCCATCACGGCAAACGCACTGCCAGCGGCGAGCGCTTCAACCAACATGGCCTGACCGCCGCCCACCGCAGCCTGCCCTTCGGCAGCCGGGTGCTGGTCACCAACCTGGCCAACAAACGCAGCGTCGTGGTACGCATCAACGACCGAGGCCCGCATACCCGCGGCCGGTTGATCGACCTGTCACGGGCCGCAGCGGAAAAAATCGGCATGATCCGTAGCGGAACGGCGCGCGTCCGGGTACAAGGGCTAAGCGACTGA